Genomic window (Brevibacterium paucivorans):
CGGAGAACGCGGTGATGTTCTGTTCCGTGACCCGTTCTGAATCAGCCTGTGGGCCACCGTAGGTGTTGGTCGCGTATTCGCCCATTTCCTTGGGGTAGTTTTCATGTGTCATGGCACCGTCGCGGCTGTAGCTACGTTTGGTTGCTGCGCGTGGCTTGTTGACGGGCAGTTGTGCGTAGTTGGGGCCGATCCGGTGACGGTGCGTGTCCGGGTAGCTGAACAGGCGACCCATGAGCATTTTGTCTGGTGACAGTCCGGTTCCGGGTACCAGTGATGACGGGGAGAACGCGGCCTGCTCAATTTCAGCGAAGAAGTCTTCCGGGTTGCGGTTCAGTGTCAAGGTGCCCACCTTGATGCGTGGGTAGTCCTTCTTCGATACGGTCTTGGTGACGTCGAAAATGTTGGTGTGGTAGTTCAGGCCTTCTTCGTAGGGGATCACCTGAACTTCGAGGTCCCAGCTGGGGAAGTTGCCGTCTTGGATCGCTTCGAAAAGGTCGCGGCGGTGGAAGTCGGCGTCCACGCTGGCCATCTGGTCGGCTTCGTCTTGGGAGAAGCCTTCGTGGCCGTACTTTTCGATGAATGCGGACTTCTGCTGTGAAATGAAGTGGTATTTGATCCAGAAGCGTTCACCCTGTTCGTTGATCCACTGGAACGAGTGCGATCCGTATCCGTTCTGTTCGCGCCACGAACGCGGGACACCCCGGTCACCCATGAGGTACGTGACCTGGTGGGCCGAGGCGGGGTTCTGGGTCCAGAAGTCCCACTGCATAGTGTTATCGCGCAGACCAGAGTCTGACCTGCGTTTCTGCGAGTGAATGAAGTCGGGGAACTGGATTGCGTCACGAATGAAGAACACCGGGGTGTTGTTGCCAACGATGTCCAGGTTGCCTTCGGTGGTGTAAAACTTCAGCGCGAACCCGCGAGGGTCGCGCCACGTGTCAGGCGAGCCCTGCTCACCGGCCACAGTCGAAAACCGGGCTAACACCTCGGTCTTAGTGCCTGGCTGAAACACGGCCGCGCGAGTGAAAGACGACACGTCTTCAGTCACCGTGAACGTTCCAAACGCGCCACCGCCCTTGGCGTGGACAACACGTTCAGGCACGCGCTCGCGGTCGAAGTGGGCGAGTTTTTCGATCAGGTAATGGTCTTGGAGGAGGATCGGGCCGTCGGGGCCCAGGGACAAGGAGTGCCGGTCAGAACCAACGGGTATGCCAAAGTCGTTGGTCGTGAAGTTGTCCATGAACTCTCCTGCTGGTGGTTGGACCATTTTCGCGCGAACGAGTTTATCAGTGCGG
Coding sequences:
- a CDS encoding catalase, with protein sequence MDNFTTNDFGIPVGSDRHSLSLGPDGPILLQDHYLIEKLAHFDRERVPERVVHAKGGGAFGTFTVTEDVSSFTRAAVFQPGTKTEVLARFSTVAGEQGSPDTWRDPRGFALKFYTTEGNLDIVGNNTPVFFIRDAIQFPDFIHSQKRRSDSGLRDNTMQWDFWTQNPASAHQVTYLMGDRGVPRSWREQNGYGSHSFQWINEQGERFWIKYHFISQQKSAFIEKYGHEGFSQDEADQMASVDADFHRRDLFEAIQDGNFPSWDLEVQVIPYEEGLNYHTNIFDVTKTVSKKDYPRIKVGTLTLNRNPEDFFAEIEQAAFSPSSLVPGTGLSPDKMLMGRLFSYPDTHRHRIGPNYAQLPVNKPRAATKRSYSRDGAMTHENYPKEMGEYATNTYGGPQADSERVTEQNITAFSGDAVRAAATLRENDGDFNQAGDLVRNVLDDAARDRLVGNIAGHVMAVTDDQLLPRIFQYWRNVDAELGARVESVVTATRAERQ